In a single window of the Diachasmimorpha longicaudata isolate KC_UGA_2023 chromosome 16, iyDiaLong2, whole genome shotgun sequence genome:
- the LOC135169900 gene encoding CCA tRNA nucleotidyltransferase 1, mitochondrial isoform X1: MIVLPLFIRHIKSLSRRVHIRCLSENTSSLKWKRVRNFMEKMPPSRSDPIIKKLETPEFKSIFTPELEVLTSLFKKYNYEIRIAGGAVRDLLTGKVPKDIDFATTATPEEMKAMFTKEEIRMLNLKGEKHGTVTVRINDSENFEVTTLRIDVATDGRHADIEFTTDWRLDANRRDLTINSMFMDFEGRVYDYFFGYDDLQKRRIAFVGDAVTRIREDFLRIFRYFRFYGRISEHPDAHEDSVITAIKENVEGLERISGERIWSEWHKILEGNYGVELTKKMIECGVTKYIGLPESPDVENFERICLRARSQGVILHPVTMITSMLRNEQEAMNLHMRLHWSAYNRDLALFLIVHREDKISVDPLHPYQYIVLNSSGKIKDIREYIAEVLKYKGTPELAEQFEKWIPPKFPLNGNDLRDLLPHPKLIGQTMLRLKKIWLEDDFKTSKEELLKHLPDITEEVNEFWMKRRSNK, translated from the exons ATGATAGTTCTTCCTCTGTTCATCAGGCACATCAAATCTCTCTCTCGACGTGTGCACATTCGG TGTCTCAGCGAAAATACATCATCCCTGAAGTGGAAGAGAGTAAGAAATTTCATGGAGAAGATGCCGCCGTCCAGAAGTGACCCAATAATCAAGAAACTAGAAACTCCAGAGTTCAAATCTATCTTTACCCCAGAGCTGGAGGTCCTCACGTCATTATTCAAGAAGTACAATTATGAAATAAGAATTGCCGGAGGTGCAGTCCGGGATTTGCTCACTGGTAAGGTGCCCAAGGACATTGACTTTGCAACTACAGCAACTCCCGAGGAGATGAAGGCGATGTTCACGAAGGAAGAAATTAGAATGTTGAATTTGAAGGGAGAGAAACATGGAACTGTCACAGTGAGAATCAATGACAGTGAAAATTTTGAGGTAACAACACTGAGAATTGATGTTGCTACTGATGGTAGACATGCGGACATTGAATTCACTACAGACTGGAGGTTGGACGCCAATAGAAGGGATCTGACGATTAACTCCATGTTCATGGATTTTGAGGGAAGGGTGTATGACTATTTCTTTGGGTACGATGACTTGCAGAAGAGGAGGATAGCATTCGTTGGGGACGCAGTGACGAGGATTCGCGAGGACTTCTTGAGGATCTTCAG ATACTTCAGATTCTATGGTAGAATATCAGAGCATCCTGACGCCCACGAAGACTCAGTAATCACCGCAATAAAGGAGAACGTCGAGGGTTTGGAAAGAATATCAGGCGAGAGAATTTGGTCGGAGTGGCATAAAATTTTGGAAGGTAACTACGGAGTAGAGCTCACTAAAAAGATGATTGAGTGTGGTGTGACCAAGTACATTGGTCTACCCGAGAGCCCTGATGTAGAGAATTTCGAGAGAATTTGTTTGAGGGCAAGATCCCAGGGAGTGATATTACACCCAGTTACGATGATCACATCGATGCTGAGAAATGAACAAGAAGCCATGAACCTTCACATGAGGCTTCATTGGTCCGCTTACAACCGCGATCTAGCCCTATTCCTCATCGTTCACAGGGAGGATAAAATCTCGGTCGATCCTCTACATCCTTATCAGTACATTGTCCTCAATTCTAGTGGCAAGATCAAAGACATTCGTGAGTACATTGCCGAGGTACTCAAGTACAAAGGTACCCCAGAACTTGCTGAACAATTTGAGAAGTGGATTCCACCAAAGTTTCCACTCAACGGTAATGATCTGCGGGATTTACTGCCTCACCCAAAATTGATTGGACAAACGATGCTGAgacttaagaaaatttggctggagGATGACTTTAAGACATCTAAGGAAGAACTTTTGAAACATTTACCGGATATTACGGAAGAGGTAAATGAATTTTGGATGAAACGAAGGAGCAACAAATGA
- the LOC135169900 gene encoding CCA tRNA nucleotidyltransferase 1, mitochondrial isoform X2, which yields MNGSLSFKVCLSENTSSLKWKRVRNFMEKMPPSRSDPIIKKLETPEFKSIFTPELEVLTSLFKKYNYEIRIAGGAVRDLLTGKVPKDIDFATTATPEEMKAMFTKEEIRMLNLKGEKHGTVTVRINDSENFEVTTLRIDVATDGRHADIEFTTDWRLDANRRDLTINSMFMDFEGRVYDYFFGYDDLQKRRIAFVGDAVTRIREDFLRIFRYFRFYGRISEHPDAHEDSVITAIKENVEGLERISGERIWSEWHKILEGNYGVELTKKMIECGVTKYIGLPESPDVENFERICLRARSQGVILHPVTMITSMLRNEQEAMNLHMRLHWSAYNRDLALFLIVHREDKISVDPLHPYQYIVLNSSGKIKDIREYIAEVLKYKGTPELAEQFEKWIPPKFPLNGNDLRDLLPHPKLIGQTMLRLKKIWLEDDFKTSKEELLKHLPDITEEVNEFWMKRRSNK from the exons ATGAATGGCTCATTAAGTTTTAAAGTG TGTCTCAGCGAAAATACATCATCCCTGAAGTGGAAGAGAGTAAGAAATTTCATGGAGAAGATGCCGCCGTCCAGAAGTGACCCAATAATCAAGAAACTAGAAACTCCAGAGTTCAAATCTATCTTTACCCCAGAGCTGGAGGTCCTCACGTCATTATTCAAGAAGTACAATTATGAAATAAGAATTGCCGGAGGTGCAGTCCGGGATTTGCTCACTGGTAAGGTGCCCAAGGACATTGACTTTGCAACTACAGCAACTCCCGAGGAGATGAAGGCGATGTTCACGAAGGAAGAAATTAGAATGTTGAATTTGAAGGGAGAGAAACATGGAACTGTCACAGTGAGAATCAATGACAGTGAAAATTTTGAGGTAACAACACTGAGAATTGATGTTGCTACTGATGGTAGACATGCGGACATTGAATTCACTACAGACTGGAGGTTGGACGCCAATAGAAGGGATCTGACGATTAACTCCATGTTCATGGATTTTGAGGGAAGGGTGTATGACTATTTCTTTGGGTACGATGACTTGCAGAAGAGGAGGATAGCATTCGTTGGGGACGCAGTGACGAGGATTCGCGAGGACTTCTTGAGGATCTTCAG ATACTTCAGATTCTATGGTAGAATATCAGAGCATCCTGACGCCCACGAAGACTCAGTAATCACCGCAATAAAGGAGAACGTCGAGGGTTTGGAAAGAATATCAGGCGAGAGAATTTGGTCGGAGTGGCATAAAATTTTGGAAGGTAACTACGGAGTAGAGCTCACTAAAAAGATGATTGAGTGTGGTGTGACCAAGTACATTGGTCTACCCGAGAGCCCTGATGTAGAGAATTTCGAGAGAATTTGTTTGAGGGCAAGATCCCAGGGAGTGATATTACACCCAGTTACGATGATCACATCGATGCTGAGAAATGAACAAGAAGCCATGAACCTTCACATGAGGCTTCATTGGTCCGCTTACAACCGCGATCTAGCCCTATTCCTCATCGTTCACAGGGAGGATAAAATCTCGGTCGATCCTCTACATCCTTATCAGTACATTGTCCTCAATTCTAGTGGCAAGATCAAAGACATTCGTGAGTACATTGCCGAGGTACTCAAGTACAAAGGTACCCCAGAACTTGCTGAACAATTTGAGAAGTGGATTCCACCAAAGTTTCCACTCAACGGTAATGATCTGCGGGATTTACTGCCTCACCCAAAATTGATTGGACAAACGATGCTGAgacttaagaaaatttggctggagGATGACTTTAAGACATCTAAGGAAGAACTTTTGAAACATTTACCGGATATTACGGAAGAGGTAAATGAATTTTGGATGAAACGAAGGAGCAACAAATGA
- the LOC135169900 gene encoding CCA tRNA nucleotidyltransferase 1, mitochondrial isoform X3 encodes MEKMPPSRSDPIIKKLETPEFKSIFTPELEVLTSLFKKYNYEIRIAGGAVRDLLTGKVPKDIDFATTATPEEMKAMFTKEEIRMLNLKGEKHGTVTVRINDSENFEVTTLRIDVATDGRHADIEFTTDWRLDANRRDLTINSMFMDFEGRVYDYFFGYDDLQKRRIAFVGDAVTRIREDFLRIFRYFRFYGRISEHPDAHEDSVITAIKENVEGLERISGERIWSEWHKILEGNYGVELTKKMIECGVTKYIGLPESPDVENFERICLRARSQGVILHPVTMITSMLRNEQEAMNLHMRLHWSAYNRDLALFLIVHREDKISVDPLHPYQYIVLNSSGKIKDIREYIAEVLKYKGTPELAEQFEKWIPPKFPLNGNDLRDLLPHPKLIGQTMLRLKKIWLEDDFKTSKEELLKHLPDITEEVNEFWMKRRSNK; translated from the exons ATGGAGAAGATGCCGCCGTCCAGAAGTGACCCAATAATCAAGAAACTAGAAACTCCAGAGTTCAAATCTATCTTTACCCCAGAGCTGGAGGTCCTCACGTCATTATTCAAGAAGTACAATTATGAAATAAGAATTGCCGGAGGTGCAGTCCGGGATTTGCTCACTGGTAAGGTGCCCAAGGACATTGACTTTGCAACTACAGCAACTCCCGAGGAGATGAAGGCGATGTTCACGAAGGAAGAAATTAGAATGTTGAATTTGAAGGGAGAGAAACATGGAACTGTCACAGTGAGAATCAATGACAGTGAAAATTTTGAGGTAACAACACTGAGAATTGATGTTGCTACTGATGGTAGACATGCGGACATTGAATTCACTACAGACTGGAGGTTGGACGCCAATAGAAGGGATCTGACGATTAACTCCATGTTCATGGATTTTGAGGGAAGGGTGTATGACTATTTCTTTGGGTACGATGACTTGCAGAAGAGGAGGATAGCATTCGTTGGGGACGCAGTGACGAGGATTCGCGAGGACTTCTTGAGGATCTTCAG ATACTTCAGATTCTATGGTAGAATATCAGAGCATCCTGACGCCCACGAAGACTCAGTAATCACCGCAATAAAGGAGAACGTCGAGGGTTTGGAAAGAATATCAGGCGAGAGAATTTGGTCGGAGTGGCATAAAATTTTGGAAGGTAACTACGGAGTAGAGCTCACTAAAAAGATGATTGAGTGTGGTGTGACCAAGTACATTGGTCTACCCGAGAGCCCTGATGTAGAGAATTTCGAGAGAATTTGTTTGAGGGCAAGATCCCAGGGAGTGATATTACACCCAGTTACGATGATCACATCGATGCTGAGAAATGAACAAGAAGCCATGAACCTTCACATGAGGCTTCATTGGTCCGCTTACAACCGCGATCTAGCCCTATTCCTCATCGTTCACAGGGAGGATAAAATCTCGGTCGATCCTCTACATCCTTATCAGTACATTGTCCTCAATTCTAGTGGCAAGATCAAAGACATTCGTGAGTACATTGCCGAGGTACTCAAGTACAAAGGTACCCCAGAACTTGCTGAACAATTTGAGAAGTGGATTCCACCAAAGTTTCCACTCAACGGTAATGATCTGCGGGATTTACTGCCTCACCCAAAATTGATTGGACAAACGATGCTGAgacttaagaaaatttggctggagGATGACTTTAAGACATCTAAGGAAGAACTTTTGAAACATTTACCGGATATTACGGAAGAGGTAAATGAATTTTGGATGAAACGAAGGAGCAACAAATGA